In Mycolicibacterium mucogenicum DSM 44124, the following are encoded in one genomic region:
- a CDS encoding 3-oxoacyl-ACP synthase III family protein, with amino-acid sequence MSQPVVSLLDVSTYLPGEPISADYYAQFADSDDLRDNLMFRAPKFRHHVAPDETAIDMVERAAAGLVDRHGSDALADVDILITHTQLPDMPFYGGGGGMANRLGMKPNWVIDLHNGGCAAFILGLKLAKQLIASGEGRTALVAVAQNAAGQVFDQVTIRPKAQASVPGDGAAVGLVAASDVSPILDVECRTYGEYAGDMTMSVDPPRKWWQAGPGEGCIGFTESKITKVLARGNRQVPEVAYAVCDRIGLAPKDIGLLVTNQPNRVFLRNWREALELPESKHRDTFDECGNLFAAGVPVNLDRAITDGQVGKDDVVMMAAFAHAGDFAGAAAVRWGGQR; translated from the coding sequence ATGAGCCAACCAGTTGTGAGCCTGCTCGACGTTTCGACCTATCTTCCGGGCGAGCCGATCAGCGCCGACTACTACGCGCAGTTCGCCGATTCCGACGACCTGCGGGACAACCTGATGTTCCGGGCGCCGAAGTTCCGCCACCACGTGGCACCCGACGAGACGGCCATCGACATGGTCGAGCGCGCGGCGGCGGGCCTCGTCGACCGGCACGGCTCCGACGCCCTCGCCGACGTCGACATCCTGATCACCCACACCCAGTTGCCCGACATGCCGTTCTACGGCGGCGGTGGCGGTATGGCCAATCGGCTTGGCATGAAGCCGAACTGGGTGATCGACCTGCACAACGGCGGGTGCGCGGCCTTCATCCTGGGCCTCAAGCTGGCCAAGCAGTTGATCGCCTCCGGGGAGGGGCGTACCGCGTTGGTGGCGGTGGCGCAGAACGCGGCGGGCCAGGTCTTCGACCAGGTCACCATCCGGCCCAAGGCGCAGGCGTCGGTACCCGGTGATGGTGCCGCGGTGGGACTCGTTGCAGCCTCTGATGTTTCGCCGATCCTCGACGTCGAATGCCGCACCTACGGCGAATACGCCGGTGACATGACGATGTCGGTCGACCCGCCGCGCAAATGGTGGCAGGCCGGGCCCGGCGAGGGCTGCATCGGCTTCACCGAGAGCAAGATCACCAAGGTGCTGGCCCGGGGCAATCGTCAGGTGCCCGAGGTGGCGTACGCGGTGTGCGACCGGATCGGTCTGGCGCCCAAGGACATCGGCCTGCTGGTCACCAATCAGCCGAACCGCGTGTTCCTGCGGAACTGGCGCGAGGCCCTGGAACTGCCCGAGTCGAAGCACCGCGACACGTTCGACGAGTGCGGCAACCTGTTCGCTGCCGGCGTGCCCGTCAACCTGGACCGGGCGATCACCGACGGACAGGTCGGCAAGGACGACGTGGTGATGATGGCGGCCTTCGCGCACGCCGGTGACTTCGCCGGTGCGGCCGCCGTGCGCTGGGGCGGACAGCGATGA
- a CDS encoding pyridoxal phosphate-dependent aminotransferase, translating into MTPTCALADAVGSLPAADDPLALALNENPFPPLPAVRAALTASIGVVNRYPEFLPQRLRSLIAGHVGVDDDQVLVGAGATGVILQVLQAVTHPGDVLVTASPTFDGYPIFAQMARLRSVTVPLDRHGHHDLDAMAAAAARARVVVICRPHNPTGTVESAADLYRFLDRVPSGTVVLLDEAYVEFLAPELCLDIPSLVVRYPNLVVVRTFSKAYGLAGLRIGYGVCAPSLARDLWGMQLPFGIGITGLVAVAASYDAEDQLRQRIRMIASEGAFLRARLRSMGVYCTDSHANFVYLPSGARAWEFGDDGPRVRSYADGGVRITVGDRRSSRAVLAAIRKAVDGTGVGA; encoded by the coding sequence ATGACGCCCACGTGCGCGTTGGCCGATGCGGTCGGTTCGCTACCCGCCGCGGACGACCCGCTGGCGTTGGCGCTCAACGAGAATCCGTTCCCGCCACTGCCTGCGGTGCGGGCCGCGCTCACCGCGTCGATCGGTGTGGTGAACCGGTATCCGGAGTTCCTGCCGCAGCGGCTGCGGTCGCTGATCGCCGGGCACGTCGGCGTCGACGACGACCAGGTGCTCGTCGGTGCGGGCGCCACGGGCGTCATCCTGCAGGTGCTGCAGGCCGTCACGCACCCCGGCGATGTGCTGGTGACGGCGTCACCGACCTTCGACGGCTACCCGATCTTCGCGCAGATGGCGCGACTGCGGTCGGTGACCGTGCCGCTGGACCGGCACGGTCACCACGACCTCGACGCCATGGCGGCGGCCGCGGCGCGAGCACGCGTGGTGGTGATCTGCCGTCCGCACAACCCGACCGGGACGGTCGAGTCGGCCGCCGACCTGTACCGGTTCCTGGACCGGGTGCCGTCGGGCACCGTCGTCCTGCTGGACGAGGCGTACGTCGAATTCCTGGCCCCCGAGCTGTGCCTGGACATCCCGTCGCTCGTGGTGCGGTATCCCAATCTGGTTGTGGTGCGCACCTTTTCGAAGGCCTACGGACTGGCCGGCCTGCGCATCGGCTACGGCGTGTGTGCGCCGTCGCTCGCCCGCGACCTGTGGGGTATGCAGCTGCCGTTCGGGATCGGGATCACCGGCCTGGTGGCCGTCGCCGCGTCCTACGATGCGGAAGATCAACTGCGGCAACGTATCCGGATGATCGCCTCGGAAGGGGCGTTTCTACGGGCGCGGCTGCGCTCGATGGGTGTGTACTGCACCGACAGTCACGCCAACTTCGTCTATCTGCCGAGCGGGGCGCGGGCCTGGGAGTTCGGCGACGACGGCCCGCGGGTGCGCAGCTACGCCGACGGCGGCGTCCGCATCACCGTCGGGGACCGCAGGTCGTCGCGCGCGGTGCTGGCGGCCATCCGTAAGGCGGTGGACGGGACGGGCGTCGGGGCCTGA
- a CDS encoding putative bifunctional diguanylate cyclase/phosphodiesterase has translation MRTGNTNTVIGAAAVIFAVFAYLVIFGDHGTLAARLTNDIGLTVFSSLACLAAVAAYRANRGRRQRVWLVLAIGMAGWVVGNLILLYHHAVPGSPPPFPSVADAAFLLLPCTVVVASVGKVRPDRMSALRPMLDGVIIASALFLVCWVLILEDLFASAHAGWLATAVSVAFPISDVVMITLAVLTVSSTVPGKRQAIVLVCTGLIIVAMADSIWIYVLAQSNSTSPVAVVGWAAGLVLFSAGGLIDARKPPSATGRKRQALADPLLWLPYSPMVAAVVVGLFDLWPVTNDKPVLVAASVLVMTALVRQLIVLIQNRRLLFDLADQTRRDPLTGLGNRLMFNDHLDAAIRSRGDDRVPIAVLALDLDDFKMVNDNLGHPSGDELLIDVASRLKSTVPAEHTVARLGGDEFAVLIRSAPDTATIIAERIIEAFDAPFSLNSEKVFIHPSVGLAIAPADEPDVTADDLMQQADIALYAAKRTGIGGVQTFSADMRQVSRLDLPQRWSDSGRIQPPAQAGVQLLGQLRRAIGDSELKLVYQPKVLLATGEIVGVEALLRWPHPELGLLTPSEFLPLIRRNGLIGSVTDTVLKQAVLDASTWFGTGYRNVPVAINLFAPSLTDVDLADRIGAILAQHSLPPSALTVEITEQMLLSNMSRTEVVIDRLRKSGLRVSIDDFGSGYSTMSYLRDLPVDELKLDREFVLPMTHNPRAAAIVRSVINLTHALNITSVAEGVEDAATAEQLSAYGCDIGQGYYFAKPMFAESLRPLIESRNPLRR, from the coding sequence GTGCGCACAGGCAACACAAATACGGTCATCGGCGCTGCTGCAGTCATCTTCGCTGTATTCGCCTATCTGGTGATCTTCGGTGACCATGGCACGTTGGCGGCACGTCTCACCAACGACATCGGGCTGACGGTCTTCAGCAGCCTCGCCTGCCTGGCTGCCGTGGCGGCCTACCGGGCCAACCGTGGCCGGCGGCAGCGCGTCTGGCTGGTCCTCGCGATCGGGATGGCGGGCTGGGTCGTCGGCAACCTGATCCTGCTCTATCACCACGCCGTGCCCGGATCGCCGCCCCCGTTTCCGTCGGTCGCCGATGCCGCGTTCCTGCTGCTGCCCTGCACGGTGGTCGTCGCGTCCGTCGGCAAGGTGCGGCCCGACCGAATGTCGGCACTGCGCCCCATGCTGGACGGCGTCATCATCGCCTCCGCGCTGTTCCTCGTGTGCTGGGTGCTGATCCTGGAAGACCTGTTCGCATCCGCGCATGCCGGCTGGCTGGCGACCGCGGTGTCGGTCGCGTTCCCTATCTCGGACGTCGTCATGATCACGCTGGCGGTGTTGACGGTCAGTTCGACGGTACCGGGCAAACGCCAGGCCATCGTCCTGGTGTGCACGGGGCTGATCATCGTCGCAATGGCCGACAGCATCTGGATATACGTTCTGGCCCAATCCAATTCGACCAGTCCGGTAGCTGTCGTCGGCTGGGCCGCGGGCTTGGTGCTGTTCAGCGCCGGCGGGCTGATCGATGCGCGCAAACCGCCGTCGGCGACGGGGCGGAAACGGCAGGCCCTGGCCGATCCATTGCTCTGGCTCCCCTATTCGCCGATGGTGGCCGCAGTGGTCGTCGGGCTCTTCGACCTCTGGCCGGTAACCAACGACAAGCCGGTACTGGTCGCCGCGTCGGTGCTCGTGATGACGGCACTGGTCCGGCAGCTGATCGTGCTGATCCAGAACCGGCGGCTGTTGTTCGACCTCGCCGACCAGACCCGGCGCGATCCGTTGACGGGGCTAGGCAACCGGCTGATGTTCAACGACCACCTCGATGCGGCCATCCGGTCACGTGGAGACGACCGGGTTCCGATCGCCGTGCTCGCACTCGACCTCGACGACTTCAAGATGGTGAACGACAACCTCGGGCACCCGAGCGGTGACGAGCTGTTGATCGACGTCGCGAGTCGGCTCAAGAGCACGGTGCCGGCCGAGCACACCGTCGCCCGGCTCGGCGGCGACGAATTCGCCGTTCTCATCCGGTCGGCACCGGATACGGCCACCATCATTGCCGAGCGGATCATCGAGGCGTTCGACGCACCGTTCTCGCTCAACAGCGAGAAGGTCTTCATCCATCCGAGTGTCGGCTTGGCGATCGCCCCCGCCGACGAACCAGACGTCACCGCTGACGATCTGATGCAGCAGGCCGACATCGCGCTGTACGCCGCCAAGCGGACCGGCATCGGCGGGGTCCAGACCTTCTCCGCGGACATGCGCCAGGTCTCGCGGCTGGACCTGCCGCAGCGGTGGAGCGACAGCGGTCGGATCCAGCCGCCCGCCCAAGCCGGTGTGCAACTGCTCGGGCAACTGCGTCGCGCCATCGGCGACTCCGAGTTGAAACTCGTGTATCAGCCCAAAGTGCTGCTGGCCACCGGCGAAATCGTCGGCGTGGAGGCGTTGCTCCGCTGGCCCCATCCCGAGCTCGGCCTGCTGACCCCGTCCGAGTTTCTGCCGTTGATCCGGCGTAACGGCCTGATCGGCTCGGTCACCGACACGGTGCTCAAGCAAGCGGTCCTGGACGCCTCGACCTGGTTCGGGACGGGATATCGCAATGTGCCGGTCGCCATCAACCTCTTCGCGCCGTCGCTGACCGACGTCGATCTGGCCGATCGGATCGGGGCCATCCTCGCCCAGCACTCACTGCCGCCGAGCGCCCTCACCGTGGAGATCACCGAGCAGATGCTGCTGTCGAACATGAGCCGGACGGAGGTGGTGATCGATCGGCTCCGGAAGTCGGGACTGCGGGTGTCGATCGACGACTTCGGGTCCGGCTACTCGACCATGAGTTACCTGCGCGACCTGCCGGTCGATGAACTCAAACTCGACCGGGAGTTCGTGCTGCCGATGACGCACAATCCCCGCGCCGCCGCCATCGTTCGATCGGTGATCAATCTGACCCACGCCCTGAACATCACGAGCGTCGCCGAAGGAGTCGAAGACGCCGCGACCGCCGAGCAGCTCTCGGCGTACGGGTGCGACATCGGCCAGGGCTACTACTTCGCCAAACCGATGTTCGCCGAATCGCTGCGGCCCCTGATCGAATCGCGGAATCCGCTGCGGCGCTGA
- a CDS encoding MarR family winged helix-turn-helix transcriptional regulator, protein MSSDPIARARANWERAGWGDVADGMVAVTSVMRAHQILLARVETALRPYDLSFSRYELLRLLAFSGSGALPITKASDRLQVHVTSVTHAIRRLEADGLVERVPHPTDGRTTLVRLTEVGRSTVEDATVTLNKEVFADVGMSDEQSAALVDAIETLRRTAGDF, encoded by the coding sequence GTGAGCAGCGACCCCATCGCCCGGGCCCGGGCCAACTGGGAGCGGGCCGGCTGGGGCGACGTCGCCGACGGCATGGTCGCGGTGACGTCGGTGATGCGGGCCCACCAGATTCTGCTGGCGCGCGTGGAGACTGCGCTGCGGCCCTATGACCTGAGCTTTTCCCGCTACGAACTGCTGCGGCTGCTGGCGTTCAGCGGTAGTGGCGCGCTGCCGATCACCAAGGCGTCCGACCGGCTGCAGGTGCACGTCACGAGCGTCACCCATGCCATCCGGCGGCTCGAGGCCGACGGTCTCGTCGAGCGGGTGCCGCACCCCACCGACGGGCGGACCACCCTGGTGCGGCTGACCGAGGTGGGCCGCTCGACGGTCGAGGACGCCACGGTGACCCTCAACAAGGAGGTGTTCGCCGACGTCGGGATGTCCGATGAACAGTCCGCGGCGCTGGTCGATGCGATCGAGACCCTGCGCCGCACCGCCGGCGACTTCTGA
- a CDS encoding thiamine pyrophosphate-binding protein produces MVGRHRVVDHIITQLAASGIEYFFGVDGANIEDLFDAAFLSDDITAILAKHEFSAATMADGYSRAVSRIGVVAATSGGGSLNLVAGLGESLASRVPVLALVGQAPTGMDGRGSFQDTSGRSGSLDAVALFSAVSVYCRRVTEPQDIVPALAEALTAAAGGGPAVLLLPKDVQQAMIDVVNPVAAVQDSLLADPGPIAEVLRRALGPVTIIAGEQVARDDARRELEELRSVLRAWVATVPDGKDVSGSPGLGQSSWLGVTGVMGHPRVVDAISRSAVCLVIGTRLAVTARAGLDSALAGVQTVSLGAERPYVPSTHVNSTNLRASLTALTRSLTGTGRPHGLRVLDPLPHTELQPPPHDGPGIRYRDTVALLDELLPDGADIVVDAGNTGASTVHGLPVRRSGRFVVALGMGGMGYSFGAGIGMCFARAKTAGPQYRTVVVAGDGSFFMHGMELHTALEYRLPITFVLFNNNAHAMCVTREQLFYGDRYSYNRFTPARLGAGLAAMFPGLHATDVTELPQLAGALSEALGRHGPSVVSVECSADEIPTFAPFLETATQQTQKESSQHVAARA; encoded by the coding sequence ATGGTCGGCAGGCATCGGGTGGTGGACCACATCATCACGCAACTTGCGGCGTCCGGCATCGAGTATTTCTTCGGAGTCGACGGGGCCAATATCGAGGACCTGTTCGACGCGGCGTTCCTGTCCGACGACATCACCGCGATCCTGGCCAAGCACGAGTTCTCCGCGGCCACCATGGCCGACGGCTACAGCCGGGCGGTGTCCCGGATCGGTGTGGTGGCCGCGACGTCCGGCGGCGGATCACTGAACCTCGTTGCGGGACTGGGTGAATCGCTGGCCAGCCGGGTGCCGGTACTGGCCCTGGTGGGGCAGGCGCCGACCGGTATGGACGGCCGTGGCAGCTTTCAGGACACCAGTGGACGTTCCGGATCGCTGGACGCGGTGGCGTTGTTCTCGGCGGTGTCGGTGTACTGCCGTCGCGTGACGGAACCGCAGGACATCGTGCCGGCGCTGGCGGAGGCGCTGACTGCGGCGGCCGGTGGCGGCCCGGCGGTACTGCTGCTGCCGAAGGACGTCCAGCAGGCGATGATCGATGTGGTCAATCCGGTTGCTGCTGTGCAGGATTCGTTGCTGGCTGACCCGGGTCCCATCGCCGAGGTGCTGCGCCGGGCGCTGGGGCCGGTCACGATCATCGCCGGCGAGCAGGTGGCCCGCGACGACGCCCGCCGTGAGCTCGAGGAATTGCGCTCGGTGCTGCGGGCCTGGGTCGCCACGGTGCCCGACGGCAAGGACGTCAGCGGCTCACCCGGGCTGGGGCAGTCGTCGTGGCTGGGTGTCACCGGCGTGATGGGCCATCCGCGGGTCGTCGACGCGATCTCCCGCAGCGCGGTGTGCCTGGTGATCGGGACGCGCCTGGCGGTGACGGCGCGCGCCGGCCTCGACAGCGCGCTGGCCGGGGTGCAGACGGTCTCGCTCGGCGCGGAACGTCCGTATGTGCCGAGCACGCACGTGAATTCGACCAACCTGCGGGCATCGCTGACGGCGCTGACCCGATCGTTGACCGGCACCGGCCGGCCCCACGGGCTACGGGTCCTCGACCCGCTGCCGCACACCGAACTTCAGCCGCCGCCGCACGACGGCCCCGGCATCCGGTACCGCGACACCGTCGCCCTGCTCGACGAACTGCTGCCCGACGGCGCCGACATCGTCGTCGACGCCGGCAACACCGGTGCCTCGACGGTGCACGGGCTGCCGGTGCGCCGGTCCGGCCGCTTCGTGGTGGCGCTCGGCATGGGCGGCATGGGGTACAGCTTCGGCGCCGGCATCGGCATGTGCTTCGCCCGCGCGAAAACCGCTGGGCCGCAGTACCGTACCGTGGTGGTGGCCGGCGACGGCTCGTTCTTCATGCACGGCATGGAGCTGCACACGGCGTTGGAGTACCGGCTCCCGATCACCTTCGTGTTGTTCAACAACAACGCCCACGCCATGTGCGTCACCCGCGAGCAGTTGTTCTACGGCGACCGCTACAGCTACAACCGCTTCACCCCGGCCCGGCTGGGCGCCGGCCTGGCCGCGATGTTCCCCGGCCTGCACGCGACGGACGTCACCGAGCTGCCGCAGCTGGCCGGTGCGCTGAGCGAAGCGCTCGGCCGGCACGGGCCATCGGTCGTCAGCGTCGAATGCTCCGCCGACGAAATCCCCACGTTCGCACCATTTCTCGAGACCGCCACACAACAGACGCAGAAAGAGAGCTCCCAGCATGTCGCTGCCCGCGCTTGA